In a single window of the Pseudomonas oryzihabitans genome:
- a CDS encoding saccharopine dehydrogenase family protein, translating into MNVTLLGAGHIGYTISQLLHASGDYRVTVADRDERALEAIAALGVQTRTLDTSDASALAAALDDQDVVLNALPYHLAIPVAQAAKATNTHYFDLTEDVKATKTIRQLAEGASNAFMPQCGLAPGFIGIAAHSLAKRFDSVREVKMRVGALPEFPTNALKYNLTWSVDGLVNEYCHPCEAVRNGELQLVQPLEGLEHFSLDGVEYEAFNTSGGLGTLCETLQGQVETLDYKTVRYPGHRDLMKFLLEDLRLAGDQEQLKNILRGAVPTTMQDVVLVFVTVSGMRGGKLVQEVFSRKIFAAERDGRLTSAIQITTAAGICTALDLFREGKLPQRGFIAQEQVDMDAFLANRFGKAYQPA; encoded by the coding sequence GACTACCGGGTGACGGTGGCGGATCGTGACGAGCGTGCCCTGGAGGCAATCGCGGCCCTGGGCGTGCAGACCCGCACCCTGGACACGTCCGACGCCAGCGCCCTGGCCGCGGCCCTGGACGATCAGGACGTAGTACTCAACGCCCTGCCCTATCACCTGGCGATTCCCGTCGCCCAGGCGGCCAAGGCCACCAACACCCACTATTTCGACCTGACCGAAGACGTCAAGGCGACCAAGACCATCCGCCAGCTGGCCGAGGGCGCGAGCAATGCCTTCATGCCCCAGTGCGGTCTGGCGCCTGGCTTCATCGGTATTGCCGCCCATTCCCTGGCCAAGCGTTTCGACAGTGTGCGCGAGGTGAAGATGCGTGTCGGCGCCCTACCGGAATTTCCCACCAACGCCCTGAAGTACAACCTGACCTGGAGCGTCGACGGCCTGGTCAACGAGTACTGTCACCCTTGCGAAGCCGTGCGCAACGGCGAGCTGCAACTGGTGCAGCCGCTGGAAGGCCTGGAGCACTTCTCCCTGGACGGCGTGGAATACGAGGCCTTCAACACCTCGGGCGGCCTGGGCACCCTCTGCGAGACCCTGCAGGGCCAGGTGGAAACCCTGGACTACAAGACCGTGCGCTATCCCGGTCACCGCGACCTGATGAAATTCCTGCTGGAGGACCTGCGCCTGGCCGGTGACCAGGAGCAGCTCAAGAACATCCTGCGCGGTGCCGTGCCCACCACCATGCAGGACGTGGTGCTGGTGTTCGTGACCGTCAGCGGTATGCGCGGCGGCAAGCTGGTGCAGGAGGTTTTCAGCCGCAAGATCTTTGCCGCCGAGCGCGACGGTCGCCTGACCAGCGCCATCCAGATCACCACCGCCGCCGGCATCTGCACCGCCCTGGATCTGTTCCGCGAAGGCAAGCTGCCGCAGCGCGGCTTCATTGCCCAGGAGCAGGTGGACATGGACGCCTTCCTGGCCAACCGCTTCGGCAAGGCCTACCAGCCGGCCTGA
- a CDS encoding Gfo/Idh/MocA family protein, whose protein sequence is MLSVAIVGCEQIHAQDYLDTSLADPRVRVVALASERDPARAQRLAAPHGLPVLDDFAQLPEVDLAFVTTAIEDHETAVAALLPRARHLFVEKPLAVSAARATALATQLAGRSCFSGFYLRTDPALQQLRHLARAGAIGTLSHLSLTAGHPGLLEGWLSDWPAHLDETRMGYGAFGDLAVHLLDLSAWLTGESLTVEHCRLERDARWPLDHAGEALLRAGDLPIQLRASATLRGPRLAIRLDGSTGTLELAAGRLLLHEASGESQVLAEAIAPGVPQGAQAVFDQLLGQPRPELANLEDALAANGLLDRLYGRD, encoded by the coding sequence ATGCTCAGCGTCGCCATCGTCGGTTGCGAACAGATCCACGCCCAGGACTACCTGGACACCAGCCTGGCCGATCCGCGCGTGCGGGTAGTGGCCCTGGCTAGCGAACGCGATCCTGCCCGCGCCCAGCGTCTCGCCGCGCCCCATGGCCTGCCGGTGCTGGACGATTTCGCCCAGTTGCCCGAGGTGGATCTGGCCTTCGTCACCACGGCCATCGAGGATCACGAAACAGCGGTAGCCGCGCTACTCCCCCGCGCCCGCCATCTGTTCGTGGAAAAGCCCCTGGCCGTCTCGGCTGCGCGCGCGACGGCGCTGGCCACGCAACTCGCCGGGCGCTCCTGCTTTAGCGGCTTCTATCTGCGTACCGACCCTGCCCTACAGCAATTGCGTCATTTGGCTCGCGCTGGCGCCATCGGCACCCTTTCCCACCTGTCGCTCACGGCTGGCCACCCAGGTCTGCTGGAAGGCTGGCTAAGCGACTGGCCGGCGCATCTGGACGAGACGCGCATGGGCTATGGCGCCTTTGGCGACCTGGCCGTGCACCTGCTGGACTTAAGCGCCTGGCTGACCGGTGAATCCCTGACGGTCGAACACTGCCGTCTGGAACGCGATGCGCGCTGGCCACTGGATCATGCCGGCGAGGCGTTGCTCCGAGCCGGCGACCTGCCGATCCAGCTGCGGGCCAGTGCCACCCTGCGCGGTCCGCGGCTGGCCATCCGGCTGGATGGCAGCACGGGAACCCTGGAGCTCGCTGCTGGGCGCCTGCTGCTGCACGAGGCCAGTGGTGAGAGTCAGGTGCTGGCCGAGGCGATCGCCCCCGGTGTTCCCCAGGGTGCCCAGGCGGTATTCGATCAGCTGCTCGGTCAACCCCGTCCAGAATTGGCCAACCTGGAGGATGCCCTCGCGGCCAACGGCCTGCTGGATCGCCTCTATGGACGCGACTAG
- a CDS encoding methyl-accepting chemotaxis protein — translation MVWFNNLALAKKLAVAFGLCTLITLGIGAVGMSGLNSLNALLGSVLSNNLRSITLLNDAKNNVIAHNRDIFRLMSLAYANAPQAEQDGIVASLRSNQADAEKPFADYRATPLEPDEKAAGDAYQGDWKTYLTAVDAVLARLAAKDVAGANQLLNEQAQPSYRKTMGSFKIMVESNKRQGNEAGVAASATYDKAFWTLSGGLLLAVFCALALGIVITRLIVTPIREAVSSAERVAQGDLTLPIQSSRRDEAGLLLQALGGMQRSLKDTVQQMAGAASQLAAAAEELHAVTEETSRGQVRQHDEVQQAATAVNQMTAAVEEVARNAASTSTASQDTSREAQQGREQVQQAAQAMAVMTSEITDSTQKVQTLEGQVREIGKVLEVIRGIAEQTNLLALNAAIEAARAGEQGRGFAVVADEVRALAHRTQGSTGEIERMMSAVRDSAEEAVSAMHKSQSLAGDTQERANRAGEALDRITNGIASIEERNLVIASAAEEQAQVAREVDRNLVNIQDLSTQTATGAQQTAASSQELSRLATSFQGLVAQFRY, via the coding sequence ATGGTCTGGTTCAACAATCTGGCACTGGCGAAGAAACTCGCAGTAGCCTTCGGTCTCTGTACGCTCATTACTCTCGGCATAGGCGCGGTCGGCATGAGTGGGCTCAACAGCCTCAACGCCTTGCTGGGTTCGGTGCTGAGCAACAATCTGCGCTCCATCACCCTGCTAAACGACGCCAAGAACAACGTGATCGCGCACAACCGCGACATCTTCCGCCTGATGTCTTTGGCCTACGCCAACGCGCCGCAGGCCGAGCAGGACGGCATTGTCGCCTCCCTGCGCTCCAACCAGGCCGACGCTGAAAAACCCTTTGCCGACTACCGAGCCACGCCTCTGGAACCTGATGAAAAGGCTGCGGGCGATGCCTACCAGGGTGATTGGAAAACCTACCTGACTGCCGTCGACGCTGTCTTGGCGCGGCTGGCTGCCAAGGACGTGGCCGGTGCCAACCAATTGCTCAACGAGCAGGCTCAACCCAGCTATCGCAAGACCATGGGCTCCTTCAAGATCATGGTGGAATCCAACAAGCGCCAGGGTAACGAAGCCGGCGTGGCTGCCAGTGCTACTTACGACAAAGCCTTCTGGACCCTGAGTGGTGGCCTCCTGCTGGCAGTGTTCTGCGCCCTGGCCCTGGGCATCGTCATTACCCGCCTGATCGTGACCCCGATTCGCGAGGCCGTCTCCAGCGCCGAGCGTGTCGCCCAGGGCGATCTGACCTTGCCGATCCAGAGCAGCCGGCGTGACGAAGCGGGCCTGCTGCTGCAGGCCCTGGGCGGCATGCAGCGCAGCCTGAAGGACACCGTGCAGCAGATGGCCGGTGCCGCCAGCCAGCTCGCCGCGGCGGCCGAGGAACTGCATGCCGTGACCGAGGAGACCTCCCGGGGCCAGGTTCGCCAGCACGACGAGGTGCAGCAGGCCGCCACCGCCGTCAACCAGATGACCGCCGCCGTGGAAGAGGTAGCACGCAACGCCGCGTCCACCTCGACCGCTTCCCAGGACACCAGTCGCGAGGCCCAGCAGGGTCGCGAGCAGGTGCAGCAGGCGGCCCAGGCCATGGCGGTGATGACCAGCGAGATCACCGATTCCACCCAGAAGGTGCAGACCCTGGAAGGCCAGGTGCGCGAGATCGGCAAGGTGCTGGAAGTGATTCGTGGCATCGCCGAGCAGACCAACCTGCTGGCGCTCAACGCCGCCATCGAAGCCGCCCGCGCCGGCGAGCAGGGTCGCGGTTTCGCCGTGGTGGCGGACGAGGTCCGCGCCCTGGCCCATCGCACCCAGGGCTCCACCGGGGAGATCGAGCGCATGATGAGCGCCGTGCGCGACAGCGCCGAAGAGGCAGTGAGCGCCATGCACAAGAGCCAGTCCCTGGCCGGCGATACCCAGGAGCGCGCCAACCGTGCCGGCGAAGCCCTGGACCGCATCACCAACGGGATCGCCAGCATCGAGGAGCGCAACCTGGTGATCGCCAGCGCCGCCGAAGAGCAGGCCCAGGTGGCTCGCGAAGTGGACCGCAATCTGGTCAACATCCAGGACCTGTCTACCCAGACCGCCACCGGTGCCCAGCAGACCGCGGCGTCCAGTCAGGAGTTGTCGCGCCTGGCGACGTCCTTCCAGGGCCTGGTCGCGCA